One Melospiza melodia melodia isolate bMelMel2 chromosome 1, bMelMel2.pri, whole genome shotgun sequence genomic window carries:
- the MTBP gene encoding mdm2-binding protein isoform X2, with protein sequence MTVTVRNHCLWLSIIYDEAAESLHQLADKLPAPGRAMVDVILQAVECDGPKLKDCLPAIGALKHLREWHSAQITIAASDAKGSWQKIADYLSADLVSSDDIMNIIDLNELWRGKIQIWERKFGSGVDFPKFCIKSTSAKTFRSANLSSCFAAKKECQLRNTDTLPEVFHYYGPALEFLQMVMLSDLPSIFISDLEFELSLSRKNNKKTSTLLLDQISFLSGKVGALFTLPCNVSSVVIPSPAQLSSKKWKEYMAKKPKVISVPEIELKGESCRYYFLLQGNGSGGCKATLIHSAGQINGMATLAAVNGKLKAKAEETESGFHISDFIKSLPCYYGEDIVQRETKLSRLQVFALKEYLKRKELTKQPLVISTNEFKSLLKLTRECFLDLCSTNLPKPVLQKVCNKTRSCTETCESDLIEPNPLEWPERHVLQNLENFEKNKQKMRVPLFAHSPEQLLGHKDSQRESLTLLDAKELLKFFTPEGLPVGELQPLQVPKRENAFLLTPDLTPRKLRGLPFEKAAGCHYHGLEYCLDDRRALERDVGYAELQTRLIRYETQTTCTKECCPVPLVLSPLPSPAVLSEPGSVPDGETLQSEFKTETSRLKRRSNDLDYFYPKKRLSRCESTESLLWQAGGSSSRSHRAVAVPRKRWDRDRDRCPGAAAAPPNPPGHGHRAAASAGPAAQPQPARPEKESRSQKHTRMLKEVVAKTLQKHGIAEDHKCFASCSQRLFEISKFYLKDLKTSRGLLDEMKKTANSNAKQVIEWVLEKTSK encoded by the exons ATGACAGTAACAGTCAGGAATCACTGTCTCTGGCTGAGTAT TATCTATGATGAAGCTGCTGAAAGTCTACATCAATTAGCTGATAAATTGCCTGCCCCAG GCAGAGCAATGGTTGATGTAATCCTGCAGGCTGTTGAATGTGATGGACCCAAGTTAAAGGACTGCTTACCTGCTATTGGTGCCCTGAAACACCTGAGAGAGTGGCACTCTGCACAGATCACTATTGCTGCAAGTGATGCTAAAGG TAGCTGGCAAAAGATTGCGGACTATCTGTCAGCAGACTTGGTATCTTCAGATGATATAATGAATATTATTGATTTAAATGAACTCTGGAGGGGAAAGATTCAGATATGGGAAAGAAAG tTTGGATCAGGAGTAGATTTTCCGAAATTTTGTATAAAGAGCACTTCAGCCAAGACATTCAGGAGTGCAAATTTAAGTTCTTGCTTTGCTGCTAAAAAAGAGTGCCAATTGAGGAATACTGATACTTTGCCAGAA gtttttcattaCTATGGTCCTGCGCTGGAATTTTTGCAGATGGTGATGCTCTCTGATCTACCTTCCATTTTCATATCAGATCTGGAGTTTGAGCT GAGCCTGTCAAGAAAGAATAACAAGAAGACATCTACACTGCTTTTGGACCAGATTTCTTTTCTCTCTGGGAAG GTGGGAGCTTTATTTACATTGCCATGCAATGTAAGCAGTGTAGTGATCCCATCTCCTGCCCAGCTGAGCTCCAAGAAATGGAAGGAATACATGGCTAAGAAACCCAAGGTCATCTCTG TTCCAGAAATTGAACTGAAAGGAGAATCTTGCCGATATTATTTCTTGCTACAAGGCAATGGCTCTGGAGGATGTAAAGCAACCTTGATTCATTCAGCTGGCCAGATCAATGGGATGGCCACTCTTGCTGCAGTAAATGGAAAGCTAAAGgcaaaagcagaagaaacagagtcAG GCTTTCATATTTCTGACTTTATCAAGTCTCTGCCATGCTATTATGGAGAGGATATTGTACAGAGAGAAACAAAACTGTCACGTCTCCAAGTCTTTGCCTTGAAGGAGTATCTCA agAGAAAGGAATTGACCAAGCAGCCTCTAGTTATTTCTACCAATGAGTTTAAAAGCTTATTAAAACTCACAAGAGAATGTTTTTTGGACCTGTGCAGCACTAATCTTCCTAAACCTGTTCTACAGAAGGTCTGCAATAAAACCAGGTCATGCACTGAGACTTGTG AGTCTGATTTAATAGAGCCAAATCCACTGGAGTGGCCAGAAAGACATGTTCTTCAGAATTTGGAAAACTttgaaaaaaacaagcaaaaaatgaG AGTTCCTCTGTTTGCACATTCacctgagcagctgctgggacacaaggacagccagagggagTCCCTGACCTTGCTGGATGCCAAAGAGCTGCTCAAGTTCTTCACCCCAGAGGGGCTGCCCGTGGGGGAGCTCCAGCCCCTGCAAGTTCCCAAGCG TGAAAATGCATTTCTTTTGACACCAGACCTCACACCTCGAAAACTCAGAGGTTTGCCTTTTGAAAAAGCAGCTGGATGCCATTACCATGGACTTGA ATACTGTCTTGATGACAGAAGAGCCTTGGAGAGAGATGTGGGATATGCTGAACTTCAAACTCGCCTTATTCGCTATGAAACTCAGACTACTTGCACCAAAGagtgctgccctgtgcctcttgtCCTGAGTCCTCTCCCATCTCCTGCAGTCTTGTCAGAGCCTGGAAGTGTCCCTGATGGAGAGACTTTGCAAAGTGAATTCAAAACAGAGACATCAAGGCTAAAACGCAGATCAAACGACCTGGATTACTTTTATCCCAAGAAAAG GCTGAGCAGATGTGAGAGCACAGAGTCGCTGCTGTGGCAGGCaggggggagcagcagcaggagtcaCCGAGCAGTGGCAGTGCCGAGGAAgcgctgggacagggacagggacaggtgcccTGGTGCGGCTGCAGCGCCACCGAACCCGCCCGGCCACGGGCACCGAGCTGCCGCCAGCGCCGGCCCGGCcgcacagccccagcctgccagGCCGGAGAAGGAGTCGAGATCCCAGAAACACACCAGG ATGCTGAAGGAGGTGGTTGCTAAGACTCTTCAAAAACATGGAATTGCAGAAGATCATAAGTGCTTTGCATCATGCAGCCAGCGTCTATTTGAGATATCAAAATTCTACTTAAAG GACTTAAAAACTTCTAGAGGACTTCTTGATGAAATGAAGAAAACAGCAAATAGCAATGCTAAGCAG
- the MTBP gene encoding mdm2-binding protein isoform X1 codes for MYQFLKESCNAYINADVSTFPACSVAGIPGAKKWYFASHVICGYYQFCSSDWEEINVDTQKNEDSYQASIDEKLGTTQSFEEDDSNSQESLSLADIYDEAAESLHQLADKLPAPGRAMVDVILQAVECDGPKLKDCLPAIGALKHLREWHSAQITIAASDAKGSWQKIADYLSADLVSSDDIMNIIDLNELWRGKIQIWERKFGSGVDFPKFCIKSTSAKTFRSANLSSCFAAKKECQLRNTDTLPEVFHYYGPALEFLQMVMLSDLPSIFISDLEFELSLSRKNNKKTSTLLLDQISFLSGKVGALFTLPCNVSSVVIPSPAQLSSKKWKEYMAKKPKVISVPEIELKGESCRYYFLLQGNGSGGCKATLIHSAGQINGMATLAAVNGKLKAKAEETESGFHISDFIKSLPCYYGEDIVQRETKLSRLQVFALKEYLKRKELTKQPLVISTNEFKSLLKLTRECFLDLCSTNLPKPVLQKVCNKTRSCTETCESDLIEPNPLEWPERHVLQNLENFEKNKQKMRVPLFAHSPEQLLGHKDSQRESLTLLDAKELLKFFTPEGLPVGELQPLQVPKRENAFLLTPDLTPRKLRGLPFEKAAGCHYHGLEYCLDDRRALERDVGYAELQTRLIRYETQTTCTKECCPVPLVLSPLPSPAVLSEPGSVPDGETLQSEFKTETSRLKRRSNDLDYFYPKKRLSRCESTESLLWQAGGSSSRSHRAVAVPRKRWDRDRDRCPGAAAAPPNPPGHGHRAAASAGPAAQPQPARPEKESRSQKHTRMLKEVVAKTLQKHGIAEDHKCFASCSQRLFEISKFYLKDLKTSRGLLDEMKKTANSNAKQVIEWVLEKTSK; via the exons ATGTATCAGTTCCTGAAAGAAAGTTGTAATGCATATATAAATGCAGATGTGAGCACATTCCCAG CTTGCTCAGTGGCTGGTATTCCCGGTGCAAAGAAATGGTATTTTGCAAGTCATGTCATCTGTGGTTATTATCAG TTCTGCAGTTCTGACTGGGAGGAAATAAATGTTGACACACAGAAAAATGAAGACTCTTACCAAGCAAGCATTGATGAGAAGCTAGGAACCACACAAAGTTTTGAGGAGGATGACAGTAACAGTCAGGAATCACTGTCTCTGGCTGA TATCTATGATGAAGCTGCTGAAAGTCTACATCAATTAGCTGATAAATTGCCTGCCCCAG GCAGAGCAATGGTTGATGTAATCCTGCAGGCTGTTGAATGTGATGGACCCAAGTTAAAGGACTGCTTACCTGCTATTGGTGCCCTGAAACACCTGAGAGAGTGGCACTCTGCACAGATCACTATTGCTGCAAGTGATGCTAAAGG TAGCTGGCAAAAGATTGCGGACTATCTGTCAGCAGACTTGGTATCTTCAGATGATATAATGAATATTATTGATTTAAATGAACTCTGGAGGGGAAAGATTCAGATATGGGAAAGAAAG tTTGGATCAGGAGTAGATTTTCCGAAATTTTGTATAAAGAGCACTTCAGCCAAGACATTCAGGAGTGCAAATTTAAGTTCTTGCTTTGCTGCTAAAAAAGAGTGCCAATTGAGGAATACTGATACTTTGCCAGAA gtttttcattaCTATGGTCCTGCGCTGGAATTTTTGCAGATGGTGATGCTCTCTGATCTACCTTCCATTTTCATATCAGATCTGGAGTTTGAGCT GAGCCTGTCAAGAAAGAATAACAAGAAGACATCTACACTGCTTTTGGACCAGATTTCTTTTCTCTCTGGGAAG GTGGGAGCTTTATTTACATTGCCATGCAATGTAAGCAGTGTAGTGATCCCATCTCCTGCCCAGCTGAGCTCCAAGAAATGGAAGGAATACATGGCTAAGAAACCCAAGGTCATCTCTG TTCCAGAAATTGAACTGAAAGGAGAATCTTGCCGATATTATTTCTTGCTACAAGGCAATGGCTCTGGAGGATGTAAAGCAACCTTGATTCATTCAGCTGGCCAGATCAATGGGATGGCCACTCTTGCTGCAGTAAATGGAAAGCTAAAGgcaaaagcagaagaaacagagtcAG GCTTTCATATTTCTGACTTTATCAAGTCTCTGCCATGCTATTATGGAGAGGATATTGTACAGAGAGAAACAAAACTGTCACGTCTCCAAGTCTTTGCCTTGAAGGAGTATCTCA agAGAAAGGAATTGACCAAGCAGCCTCTAGTTATTTCTACCAATGAGTTTAAAAGCTTATTAAAACTCACAAGAGAATGTTTTTTGGACCTGTGCAGCACTAATCTTCCTAAACCTGTTCTACAGAAGGTCTGCAATAAAACCAGGTCATGCACTGAGACTTGTG AGTCTGATTTAATAGAGCCAAATCCACTGGAGTGGCCAGAAAGACATGTTCTTCAGAATTTGGAAAACTttgaaaaaaacaagcaaaaaatgaG AGTTCCTCTGTTTGCACATTCacctgagcagctgctgggacacaaggacagccagagggagTCCCTGACCTTGCTGGATGCCAAAGAGCTGCTCAAGTTCTTCACCCCAGAGGGGCTGCCCGTGGGGGAGCTCCAGCCCCTGCAAGTTCCCAAGCG TGAAAATGCATTTCTTTTGACACCAGACCTCACACCTCGAAAACTCAGAGGTTTGCCTTTTGAAAAAGCAGCTGGATGCCATTACCATGGACTTGA ATACTGTCTTGATGACAGAAGAGCCTTGGAGAGAGATGTGGGATATGCTGAACTTCAAACTCGCCTTATTCGCTATGAAACTCAGACTACTTGCACCAAAGagtgctgccctgtgcctcttgtCCTGAGTCCTCTCCCATCTCCTGCAGTCTTGTCAGAGCCTGGAAGTGTCCCTGATGGAGAGACTTTGCAAAGTGAATTCAAAACAGAGACATCAAGGCTAAAACGCAGATCAAACGACCTGGATTACTTTTATCCCAAGAAAAG GCTGAGCAGATGTGAGAGCACAGAGTCGCTGCTGTGGCAGGCaggggggagcagcagcaggagtcaCCGAGCAGTGGCAGTGCCGAGGAAgcgctgggacagggacagggacaggtgcccTGGTGCGGCTGCAGCGCCACCGAACCCGCCCGGCCACGGGCACCGAGCTGCCGCCAGCGCCGGCCCGGCcgcacagccccagcctgccagGCCGGAGAAGGAGTCGAGATCCCAGAAACACACCAGG ATGCTGAAGGAGGTGGTTGCTAAGACTCTTCAAAAACATGGAATTGCAGAAGATCATAAGTGCTTTGCATCATGCAGCCAGCGTCTATTTGAGATATCAAAATTCTACTTAAAG GACTTAAAAACTTCTAGAGGACTTCTTGATGAAATGAAGAAAACAGCAAATAGCAATGCTAAGCAG